Proteins encoded within one genomic window of Aspergillus nidulans FGSC A4 chromosome VII:
- a CDS encoding class II fructose-bisphosphate aldolase (transcript_id=CADANIAT00008542) has translation MDDWKEANTHLRILRDAEAGGYGVMATISYNIEQVKGMIRAAEIARSPLILQFFPWVITTYDGMLVRAAAEEAKRASVPISIHLDHAQSEELIERAAELPFDSIMVDMSHHEKEDNLRKTRHWVRHCNERHIVTEAEPGRIEGGEDGVMDTAGLEARFTTAEEVDEFAATGVDTLAPSFGNVHGEYGPQGPRLDFESIRFAKVRERANGRVRLAVHGTNGFSPELMKQCVAAGCCKINVNRCVLDDYYEHLRANAGKMPHTQLIEEGMEKVTQATIKWMEIIGSVGRA, from the exons ATGGACGACTGGAAAGAAGCGAACACGCATCTGCGCATCCTTCGCGATGCCGAAGCCGGCGGGTACGGCGTGATGGCTACAATCTCATACAACATCGAGCAAGTCAAAGGAATGATAAGAGCCGCGGAGATCGCGCGCTCTCCCCTGATCCTCCAATTCTTCCCATGGGTGATTACAACCTATGATGGTATGTTGGTGCGTGCGGCTGCCGAAGAGGCCAAACGTGCCAGTGTCCCAATATCTATCCATCTCGACCACGCGCAATCTGAGGAACTCATCGAGCGCGCTGCTGAGTTACCGTTCGACAGCATTATGGTAGATATGTCGCAtcatgagaaggaagacaaCCTCCGCAAAACGAGGCATTGGGTGCGACATTGCAATGAGCGACATATTGTCACTGAAGCGGAGCCGGGTCGGATTGAGGGTGGTGAGGACGGTGTGATGGATACAGCTGGACTGGAGGCTCGTTTTACCACCGCAGAGGAAGTCGATGAGTTTGCTGCGACAGGTGTTGACACCCTGGCTCCGTCTTTTGGTAACGTACACGGTGAATATGGTCCACAGGGGCCAAGGTTGGATTTTGAGAG CATAAGGTTTGCGAAGGTTCGAGAACGCGCGAATGGCAGAGTGCGGTTGGCGGTGCACGGAACGAATGGGTTTTCACCTGAGCTGATGAAGCAATGCGTTGCTGCTGGATGCTGCAAGATCAATGTCAACAGGTGTGTCCTAGACGACTACTACGAGCATCTTCGCGCGAACGCTGGGAAAATGCCGCATACTCAGTTAATAGAAGAGGGTATGGAAAAGGTGACCCAGGCGACGATAAAATGGATGGAGATCATCGGTTCCGTGGGCAGAGCATAA
- a CDS encoding uncharacterized protein (transcript_id=CADANIAT00008545): MSTQHFLRPISQAGRLRPIKFWKSSTIPSRQIGNYAGKTFTVNTGAQIPAIGCRTFQDEEQQEGAVLEALKAGVDLYLLHHPCTFARGKDRFPKGEDGLMRMGETTYVDTWKALQEIMKRTRKARAIGVSNFSRDETKNLINAEMVSFFLVPLSQAYDGGNMNSFYRDVYWSNRRANLGRLLDEPVLSEIGAMYSKNPAHVVLAWSVNHGRSVIPKSTIPWQIRQNVESDFVLEEDMERIDELNADLRFNTPQETYRWLLYEGLD; encoded by the exons ATGAGCACTCAGCACTTCCTTCGCCCCATATCCCAAGCAGGCCGGCTCAGACCCATTAAATTCTGGAAGAGTAGCACTATTCCCTCCAGGCAAATCGGCAACTACGCTGGAAAGACATTTACCGTTAATACGGGTGCCCAGATCCCCGCCATTGGGTGTAGGACATTCCAAGATGAAGAGCAACAAGAGGGTGCCGTACTTGAAGCGCTGAAGGCTGGT GTTGATCTATATCTGCTTCACCACCCATGCACGTTTGCGCGTGGGAAAGACCGCTTTCCCAAGGGTGAAGATGGACTCATGCGTATGGGAGAGACGACCTACGTCGATACATGGAAAGCACTGCAGGAGATCATGAAGAGGACCAGGAAGGCCAGGGCAATCGGAGTCTCAAACTTCAGTAGGGATGAGACTAAGAATCTTATCAATGCTGAAATGgtgagcttcttcttggtcCCACTCAGCCAGGCATACGATGGAG GTAATATGAACTCGTTCTACCGCGATGTCTACTGGAGCAACAGGCGCGCCAACCTCGGCCGCCTCCTCGACGAGCCCGTCCTCTCCGAAATAGGCGCAATGTATTCCAAGAACCCTGCACACGTGGTATTAGCCTGGAGCGTGAATCATGGGCGCTCTGTGATCCCGAAGAGTACGATTCCTTGGCAGATCAGGCAGAATGTTGAGAGTGATTttgtgcttgaggaggatatggagagGATTGATGAGCTGAATGCGGATTTGAGGTTCAATACGCCGCAAGAAACTTACCGCTGGCTGCTATATGAAGGACTGGATTGA
- a CDS encoding isoaspartyl peptidase/L-asparaginase (transcript_id=CADANIAT00008546), translating to MTLKPTFKPTLILHGGAGAIHRSTLPPELWAKYEASLLTYLRATRHLLDNGARALDAAIHAVSLMEDDELFNCGRGSVFTTAGTIEMEASVMVTTVRGEDDVPNNSDTMKRGAGVIGIRNVRHPIQLAREVLTRTGQDENGDPKGGDGSRNASMHSQLAGPYIEELAREWGLEFKPDEWFWTKKRWEEHRRGLEKRQSQVESEPVLGYGYPSQGTVGCVCLDQWGDLAVATSTGGLTNKLPGRVGDTPTLGAGFWAETWEVEVGDHSSSLPMRQPERMQYRQSRAEQNPLLRARQKSMWDITLADCWPDFYHFFKDRPSFETDPYLDTTVTLVKPSHLDIKSRCLQYQKKRRAVAVSGTGNGDSFLRTAAARTACAMMRFSHETVSLADAVTAVAGINGELQRSAGRRWGKTGEGQGGIIGIEAEFDVAAAGYGLRRGKVVFDFNCGGMFRAWFEEGVDGSDIEHVMVFKEPYR from the coding sequence ATGACGCTCAAACCAACTTTCAAGCCGACCCTTATCCTTCATGGAGGCGCAGGCGCCATCCACCGCTCGACGCTCCCACCAGAGCTTTGGGCGAAATACGAAGCGTCCCTCCTCACCTACCTCCGCGCCACAAGGCACTTGTTGGACAATGGTGCCCGCGCTCTTGATGCCGCCATCCATGCGGTCTCGCtcatggaagacgacgagctgTTCAACTGCGGTCGCGGTAGCGTGTTCACAACTGCGGGAACAATCGAAATGGAAGCTTCAGTTATGGTTACGACGGTGCGAGGCGAGGACGATGTGCCAAATAATAGTGACACCATGAAACGCGGTGCGGGAGTCATCGGTATCAGAAACGTGCGGCATCCTATACAATTAGCTAGGGAAGTTCTTACCCGCACTGGgcaggatgagaatgggGATCCGAagggtggagatggaagcCGAAATGCGAGCATGCATTCGCAGCTCGCGGGGCCGTATATCGAAGAACTAGCTCGTGAGTGGGGTTTGGAGTTCAAGCCGGATGAATGGTTCTGGACCAAAAAGAGATGGGAGGAGCACCGGAGGGGGTTGGAAAAAAGACAGTCGCAGGTTGAATCGGAGCCAGTGCTTGGATACGGCTACCCTAGTCAGGGCACTGTTGGATGTGTCTGCCTTGATCAGTGGGGTGACCTCGCTGTTGCAACGAGTACAGGGGGGTTGACGAACAAGTTGCCTGGTCGGGTGGGTGATACGCCCACTCTCGGAGCAGGATTCTGGGCGGAGACCTGGGAGGTGGAAGTCGGGGATCATTCCTCCTCTTTACCGATGCGTCAGCCTGAAAGGATGCAATATCGACAATCTAGGGCTGAACAAAATCCACTTCTTCGCGCGCGTCAAAAGTCCATGTGGGACATAACCCTGGCAGACTGTTGGCCTGATTTTTACCATTTCTTCAAGGACCGGCCTTCGTTCGAGACGGATCCATATCTGGACACGACGGTTACTCTTGTGAAGCCTTCGCACCTGGACATAAAGTCTAGATGCCTCCAGTACCAGAAAAAAAGACGAGCGGTGGCCGTATCCGGTACGGGGAATGGAGACTCCTTCCTCCGCACCGCTGCCGCTCGCACCGCATGCGCGATGATGCGGTTTTCACACGAGACAGTTAGTCTTGCGGACGCTGTTACGGCCGTTGCGGGAATTAATGGCGAGTTGCAGCGCTCGGCCGGTAGACGGTGGGGCAAGACTGGCGAAGGACAGGGCGGTATCATAGGAATTGAGGCTGAGTTTGATGTTGCGGCAGCGGGATACGGCTTGCGCCGTGGGAAGGTTGTTTTCGATTTCAATTGTGGAGGGATGTTTCGGGCTTGGTTTGAGGAGGGTGTAGACGGAAGTGATATTGAGCATGTTATGGTTTTTAAAGAGCCATATAGATAG
- a CDS encoding SDR family NAD(P)-dependent oxidoreductase (transcript_id=CADANIAT00008541), whose product MALPAWNILCGKTAAIRWAQPGLDAPSPSNTSDKDVESLRKQGASAGEVLEIVGDVTDLKTSTALIDEAVKRWGKLDAFVANAGVFRQAELFELEPDLLNHSLDVNVKGTFYSCRSAARQMVKRGHGGSIIAISSVSALVGGRLQTPYTPTKAAVLSLMQSRAIALGKHKIRCNALLPGTIITQLADHDIKDPAKKAYLEARIPLGRVGEPEGMTGPAVFLASEEMSRFVNWSGLLEDGGMFCNLQ is encoded by the exons ATGGCCCTTCCAGCCTGGAACATCCTCTGCGGCAAGACCGCTGCCATTCGGTGGGCACAACCGGGTTTGGACGCGCCATCGCCCTCGAATACATCCGACAAGG ATGTCGAGTCACTACGAAAACAGGGAGCAAGCGCTGGAGAAGTCCTTGAGATAGTGGGCGATGTGACGGACTTAAAGACGTCAACGGCACTGATCGATGAAGCAGTCAAGCGCTGGGGAAAGCTGGACGCTTTTGTCGCGAATGCGGGTGTTTTCAGGCAGGCTGAGCTGTTCGA ACTCGAGCCCGATCTCCTCAACCACAGCCTTGATGTGAATGTGAAAGGCACCTTCTACTCGTGCCGGTCCGCCGCCCGCCAAATGGTCAAGCGGGGCCACGGAggctccatcatcgccatctcctcGGTGAGCGCGCTAGTTGGTGGTAGGCTACAGACGCCCTATACTCCCACGAAGGCGGCAGTACTCTCACTCATGCAATCTAGGGCTATCGCACTAGGGAAACACAAGATCCGGTGCAACGCGCTGCTGCCCGGGACGATCATCACGCAACTGGCAGATCACGATATAAAAGAtccagcgaagaaggcgtATCTGGAAGCGAGGATTCCGTTAGGGAGGGTTGGCGAGCCGGAAGGCATGACAGGGCCAGCAGTGTTCTTGGCGAGCGAGGAGATGAGCCGGTTCGTCAATTGGAGTGGCCTGCTGGAGGATGGGGGAATGTTTTGTAACCTGCAGTAG
- a CDS encoding uncharacterized protein (transcript_id=CADANIAT00008548), whose protein sequence is MSPRRSLGDYRAQCRYNRRLRRSKGDDVHAYVRGVTRSTCRRGLRKDWCNEP, encoded by the exons ATGAG CCCCAGAAGATCACTTGGAGATTATCGTGCGCAGTGTAGGTATAATCGACGTCTTCGACGGTCGAAGGGCGATGATGTCCATGCATATGTGAGAGGTGTGACGCGGAGCACT TGTCGACGAGGTCTTCGGAAAGACTGGTGCAATGAGCCTTAA
- a CDS encoding protein transporter TIM17 (transcript_id=CADANIAT00008547) — MDHSRDPCPWVALSDFGGAFCMGAIGGAVWHGVKGFRNSPYGERRIGAITAIKARAPVLGGNFGVWGGLFSTFDCAVKGIRKKEDPYNAIIAGFFTGGSLAIRGGYKAARNGAIMCAVFLAVIEGVGIGFQRMMADQTKLELPPAPPSDKAVA, encoded by the exons ATGGATCACTCCAGAGATCCCTGCCCTTGGGTTGCCCTGAGCGACTTCGGTGGTGCGTTTTGTATGGGT GCCATCGGTGGTGCTGTATGGCATGGTGTCAAGGGATTTCGAAACAGTCCGTACGGTGAGCGACGGATAGGAGCCATCACAGCCATCAAGGCTCGCGCGCCTGTACTTGGTGGTAACTTTGGTGTCTGGGGTGGACTTTTCTCAACATTTGACTGTGCTGTCAAGGGTATtcggaagaaggaggatccTTATAATGCTA TCATTGCCGGTTTCTTCACTGGTGGATCGTTGGCTATCCGTGGTGGTTACAAGGCTGCCCGAAACGGTGCCATCATGTGCGCTGTCTTCCTGGCTGTTATCGAGGGTGTCGGCATTGGTTTCCAGAGGATGATGGCCGACCAAACAAAACTAGAG CTCCCTCCTGCTCCACCCTCCGACAAGGCCGTTGCCTAA
- a CDS encoding uncharacterized protein (transcript_id=CADANIAT00008543) → MPPRSLRFRGVSIPINDAPQVYAAAEKKDGGFIRNLKLDEGLGSSDLVAGLKVLSISGGESFKGGLSCWEVELDQ, encoded by the exons ATGCCGCCGAGAAGCCTCAGGTTCCGCGGCGTATCCATCCCGATTAATGACGCGCCACAGGTTTACGCCGCAGCTG agaagaaggatggtGGCTTTATTCGCAACCTCAAACTCGACGAGGGGCTCGGAAGCTCCGATCTAGTCGCGGGACTAAAGGTGCTCAGCATTAGTGGTGGCGAGAGCTTCAAGGGGGGGCTTTCCTGTTGGGAAGTGGAACTCGACCAGTAG
- a CDS encoding uncharacterized protein (transcript_id=CADANIAT00008544), producing the protein MALYGYDQGVFGGVVISPDYLRVHELEGPSRTNVLSTVTAIYNVGCFLGAVSATYAGGKLGRKRSAIPGIAIMTIGAILQTTSYSVPHIIVGRIVSGIGNSINSSTVSVWQSETAPARLKGKLVILQNALLLVGFSMSNWIIYGLAFANGPAAWRFPLAFQLVFIIIMIYLVIPWLPESPRWLIMNKRDKEALKILSDIEGKPMTDAFVLSHHKQ; encoded by the exons ATGGCGCTGTATGGTTATGATCAG GGAGTCTTTGGCGGCGTCGTGATCTCCCCGGACTACCTTCGCGTACACGAACTAGAAGGCCCATCAAGGACGAATGTCCTCAGTACGGTGACGGCCATCTACAACGTGGGCTGTTTCTTGGGTGCCGTGAGTGCTACATACGCGGGAGGAAAGCTGGGCCGCAAAAGATCAGCTATCCCTGGGATTGCTATTATGACCATCGGGGCTATACTTCAAACTACATCCTACAGCGTTCCTCACATAATAGTGGGACGGATCGTCTCAGGCATTGGAAATAGTATCAACTCTTCCACTGTATCTGTCTGGCAATCTGAGACCGCCCCAGCCAGGTTGAAGGGAAAGCTTGTCATTCTACAGAACGCCCTGCTACTCGTCGGCTTTTCAATGTCTAACTGGATCATCTACGGTCTCGCTTTTGCTAACGGCCCTGCTGCCTGGCGCTTTCCACTAGCCTTCCAGCTCgttttcatcatcatcatgatctATTTGGTCATTCCATGGCTTCCAGAATCGCCAAG ATGGCTCATCATGAATAAACGAGATAAAGAGGCTCTAAAGATCTTGTCTGACATTGAGGGAAAGCCCATGACTGACGCTTTCGTTCTCTCTCATCACAAGCAGTAA